Part of the Melitaea cinxia chromosome 6, ilMelCinx1.1, whole genome shotgun sequence genome is shown below.
tccattgcggacgcaaagtggaagttttataaattcggtgtagcagttcgcgtccaccttattttaactattaactataaaaaaaataagcaaattcataattattataattccttttatcataaccaacgcctagaaacagctatgtatccaaaataaacataaaacaataaaagactcaccttcaaacgaaccactgcccactattttcttctcattattccgtgccttcgcgctctcttgttgaacagccctcactaactattttttttacccaggattgcttggacgcacggaacttttgtctatgcgtacGTGCTTCTTAGACATTGAGGTATTAGccggtaattatttttcgacttattggtgtcttagtatacttaatttcgaggcttttcaaagtgagatccgtaaaatggacgcgaattgggcggtggacgcgaacaggcgcaatgaccctatatTCTTTAGGTATGCGTCTTAGAAAGTTTTATTACACATCACATAACTAAGTGAACATTTTAATGTTTCAATTAAATACGAATGGCTGACGATGTTCATAGTGTAACATAACTTGGCTAAACATTATTACACatgatatcatttttaattaaattgttgctATTAAGTACATCAGCGAATTTGTGTTATCTGTAATTGTACAACGTCGAGACATTGcatatgttattatattgttatatttattatattgatgcATATATGCGTCACATATTTATATGAGACACGTACGCCTTTGTTTAATAACAAGGTATTGATttcgaataataatataaaatacgagCTTGCCATCACGGGTTTGACCACGTCGACTacacgattttgatgatttcaaTCAAAGATAACCTAGTATTCCACTGATGTaagagtttaaaattttatgcttttacaacgccatctattgggtTAAACTGTGTCTCGAATAAGAAAAACCCAAGATATTTTACCAAAAGCCGCCGCTTAAAGGTTCAGTTacctaaacatttaaaaattaagatttgATCATGTTGTTGGCCATTTTAATTCCAAATATTTTAAGCCGAATACAAGTGCCATGGTCACAGTGTGCCgctttatatagatataagttATTGTGTTCGTgaccattaaaatttaaaactatattatgaTAAACAAGTACAAGTTCGATAACTAACGTATTTGTTTCATTTGCAATAAAAATCAGTGGACTGTGTCAGTTAAAATTACAGAAGCATTGCAAATATGTATTGCTtatattaatagatattttatatactatGACTACGATTTTATTATTCACAAAAGTAACTGCGCGGTTTTACCCGCGTTCATATTTACTGCTTCGCTTCTATACATcgtatttgtttgttttctatCCTATCGTCCCAccgtttattttatatactatttatgaTCGAAAAACAATCAATAGTGGTCAACCAAAcgataattatcaaaatttattaatctgagcgacaaaaataaagatatctaGTAAGGAGGGCAAACTTAAAGGTGAACAGTTGtttaatcaattataaataaataaaagacgaacaaaccatttttaaattcgaacaataacaaacaaacgacgaacaaataataaaaaataaaaaactcaaaATCGAAAAAAGAGGGGCCAAGTTCAGGGAGCGTAATTTACTTTATGAGAGTTAGAGATACGTCATTCTCTAATGTTATATacagaattatatatttttaagaacaaTTAAATAAGTAGAGGAAGTGACAACGGTTTTATCATCTAGCACAACTcaagcttaaaaatatataaaataattgtatttgctcgcaaacgaaaaaaaaccgacttcaattacatcgacgagtaatacaacgtagatttacgaaaaaatagtaaagtaactacgcgttatcaaagattactcaaaaagtaattatcagatctcgataaaattatatgtaactacatgataaacatcagctttcgattaaattaaaaattatcaaaatcggtacactcagtaaaaagttattgcggatattcaagagtttcccttgatttctctggcattccgtcatcagatcctggtttccttatcatggtacccaactagggatatcccctttctagcaaaaaaagaattatcaaaatcggtacatccagtagaaagttatgtggtataatacaacgtaggtcgacaaaaaaagcgtcaagtaaaaacgcatttttagatataactcgaaaagtacctagttgttagatctcaaataaatttaaataggaccaaatgacacacaccacctttcgatcaaaagaaaatttgtcgaaatcgctccacccagtcaaaagttctaaagttacatacattaaaagaaaatacagtcgaattgagaacctcctctttttttggaagtcggttaaaaagatacttatatttttttgagactaattagttttgtatttgagtaaatacttcaaagaattaaatattcatacatttaaaaaaagctatttttgtGAAGtaactagtaatatttttattaaaaaaatattgtaattgtaacatttttctcACGTTACTTATTTTAGACTAGCTGACGACTTCTTCcgtgtggaatagtgactttggataacatttttttggttatatcttttgttttattttggatAATTTAAACACCATTGTTtaggtatttacatgttcaacgtgattctttaaattggcataacatttttatttatgaaccgattggcatgaaacaaacactacgtgttaagtgaagcttaccacaatatattagtggaACCGCATGTAAATcgaataagccgtttctgagattaacgtgcacaaacatattacatttacatttttattatatgtacctattgattaaataaataataaataaaccattCACACTCAGTGAAAAcccacaatatacaagcacaaacacccagaccacgacaaacgcttatatggccaatacaaatatctgtcgtgagcggggatcgaacccgcgaccgccagcgcaacagccagtgtgaccgctgcgccaatgcgtcgaTTTAATATCGAAATTAAATAGTTCAATATTTTAAAGCAAAACAAGAAAAAGACAATAGAACTACATAACGTAAGATAAATTTTCTGTTTAGTTTAAATCTTCGACGCAATACAATaactacagtaaaaaaaaacttcaaatgaCCTTAAGAtctaatattttagatttatatagTAATAAGGCTGTTAAGATAAGATAACTATTATGATAAACTAAAACTCAAACAAACTgtttttatcagtttttttttttttttttttttatatatatacattatatttccGTAATCTTGACCGAAACTGTCAGATATTCGAAACGAAAATCTATCCGAAACTGTGTAGGCCAGTAAagttggttgtctgtaaagttggtttacggacgatattttaacgtgacaacgGCATAACAAAAcgtctcctcggacgcataggccaatcgagtggacgagagataaataaaagtatataataagcgtaacgggacaatgggCGTAACCGGACAATGGGTTATattttttcgtgcatgcagccggcgtacatcgatttattagacgttgtcacgtaaaaaatagaatttaaccACGCACAAAATTTCGGATCACTTACTGAGTATAAAATCACAAAATGTTGTCAAATTCAGAAGGAACGGTTCACGCGCCATCTTGAAAAACCGTTTTTGTCGGAAGCTATGCACTTTAGGACAAAAGTTATTGAAACAATTATTATAGAGAATAAAATTTCGCATCTTTTGTTTCTTGTAaacttttttgtacaatttaccGTTTACGATTTATGACCCATTTAATGAACCGGCTTTCTATCTCCAATAACTCGTAAAACTATCTAGATATACAAATCACAgccaaatatatgtataaatatttttcaatacctaaaaaatctaatatccATAATCAACTTAAGGTGAAATATCCGAAACTATTGTATAAATAATCCAATACTTTCATATCCTTAACCATGATTAAAACTGGTACTGTCTTATTTATTcgaacatattttatttagttttataaatcaCTAACTGTGCTACACGGTTTCttccgcgttaatttgaggaaaaaggtactaaaatactatataaCCTATAcagccttccttggtaaatggacAGCATCCGAcagttaaaaagtttttgattcatttatttatttatttatttaacaatttatgtacactaggaaagcaaaaggaaatagctcttataaacaatgctggtacaaaggcactacttatcccatgatggaatctcttccagtagtcctgctacaggaaacttataaaacagtcgcaaaattagcgtgtacaatctaaacatatagataataaaaatataatataaatacataattatacaatatataaataaatacataataatttattttttaccattattttttgttactttattatgtttatttttttcattattctttGTTACCATctaattctactatatttatgagatatttctattcgcataaattatatcttaaagatgtagtttattaattgaggagaaaaaggtcttaatggcctattctaccttaCGTGTCACAGTCTACTTTTTTTggtcatccgtcaaataactTCATCCACAATTGGTGAAATAAGCCCTAAGAGaattacatataaacaaataaaaaataacaacaggATTAAAAACGATTCTTTGTTAAAATTCTgcaaagtattatttaatactattcaaacaaatgtttgtattattttgatttcattagattatttatttaccatGTGTTATTTACTTTCATTAGATACTTTCTATTGTACTCATTGTTGGCATTTAATCTATTCAGTATGATAGCATTAAATACATCTAGTGTGTATTTAACTCGCAAAATAACATTAAAGAAAGACAATCTGCActaatttagaaaattaaaaaactaccaATATCTTAAATATCTAAACTAATAAAAGATGAGCAAAAGAATTTGCAGAATAGTGGAAAGGAACGCTTGaagttgtaaaataatatgcaaGGATAATATCATAAAAGCCTTATTGATAAAGcttcatacatatatttgtttaacaagtagtatctaaatataattcATGAGTTCtaccataataataaaaaaacaattattaaaataaaatcaaaaataaacacaaGTTTAATAGTATATCAAAACCAAAAACCTAACTAAGACACTAGTCTCTTATACTAATATGATAAATGTAGCACCTGacttcatattttaaaatctgTCAAATCATTCAGCCTAAGAAGTATGCCAATAACAACACACTCCACAAACATAACCAACCCTCTTCTACCtcatttgcattaaaaaaaaaatacagtcgaattgagaacctcctccttttttggaagtcggttaaaaaatatctatcagTGCAGGGAGCCTCTATCATAAAAAGTAATGGCAATGTTAAAATAATCCGTATATACAAATGAATcataaatacaaatgtattcAAACTTCTAAAAATGctaattaagtatattaaaatgtacTCACTCAGGACTGCAATTTGGTGACTCGGCAAATTGATGCCCAAGCCTTATTTCCGGTGGGTCTTCGGAATACTCCGGTAAAATATTCTTGCACTGCATAAGATCTACCATCTGATGACCCCATAGCTGATCGAAACCTTGTTTTGTTACACTCAAATTATTCATTTGTTGAGTCACACCATATAGATTATGAGTCGGAAATTGTTTAGCAATATTTTGGTTTACTTGCATTTGTTGTTGAGGACTCAAATTTTTATACGGCATTGGTGGATATCTACTTTGCATGTTAGAATTTGAAGGAGCACTTGTACCACTTGCAGACCCAGGGGCATGACCTAACATTGGCCCACTTTGTAAGCCTGGTTTCCCAGCTGACATGTTTGGTGGACTAGAAATATAACCTTGTTGTTCTGTAGGtccattatttatttgattgtgTAGCTGGTTTGTAATAGGCGGTCTGGGATTAAGGTTAGCTGGCAAAGATGACGGTCCACTAGGTAATCCTTTTGGAGGTCCCATCTGACCATGTTCTGATGTAATACCCATTTGGTTATGTGTTGACATTAGTGGCCCCATCGGGTTACGTGTTGATGTTGGTGGACCCATTTGACTGGGTATTGATGTTGGTGGACCCATTTGACCAGATATTGATGTTGGTGGACCCATTTGACCGGGAATTGATGTTGGTGGACCCATTTGGCCAGGTATTGATGTTGATGGACCCATCTGGCCATGTGCTGATGTTGGAGGGCCCATTTGAGCATGTGCTGACGTTGAAGGCAACATCTGACCATGTACTGATGTTGGTGCTCTCGTTTGCACATGCATTGATGTTGGTGGTCCCAACATAGTGGGCCCATTTATTGCATTATTTCTTGATGGAGCTACCGGAGGACCAGACACAGGTGGCCTGGGAATATTAGGTGCACCTGACATTGGTATGATACCAGGAGGTCCAGTTGTTAGTGGACTGTTTCTAAGATCACTGTGTGGATGTCCGCTTAGTGGAAAATTTGGCTGATTAAAATTTGGTGGTACAGATGTTGGTGGTAGCCGTTGATTACCTCCAAATGCCGGATTTATTGGTCCTGGTCCATAGTTAGAACTTGTAGGAGGCAGGTTTTTTGATGGAGTTGGACTAAAAGAACTAGATTTAGGAGGAAAATTGTTTACATTTCCTACTGGCCCAGATGTTGGTCCATTCATAAAAGGTTGGTCATATTGACTAGAAGGAATTAAAGGTGGAGCATTGTTGTTTATTTGAGGCTGCTTGGCATCAGGAGGGAAAAGTGATGATGATGCAGTAGATGCAATGGGGACTCCTGAGTTCAGTGGAATGTTTTGGATAGAATTTTGATTTACTGTAGGTTTAACTGATGATCTCATGGGCGAAGATTGTAAGCTTGTTTGTGGAGTAGAAACCCCTGGATGATTGAAAGCTGGCGAACTGTTTGCACTTTGATTGTAATGATTTGTTTGACTATTAAATCCTGTTATTGGTCCTGGGTTAAAATTTCCATCTTGTTTCTTAGGCCCAGGGACTTGGCTCGGAGGAATTTGATTATACTGTTGCATTGAAGGTTGAGATGCAGGAAAACTGTTATATTGATTTGGTATGTGAGCCATGGCTTGTCAATCtggaaaattatataaatattttatattttattgtagcaTCGTTTTATTGCAGTATTGTTATTCTTTAGACTAAAATCAAGTTGCGATCTGTTTGTATTGCGATGATAAACTTGATATCAAAAATGATGTTTAATTAATGCTAATTCACTAAGAATGACGGAAGGGCAAACGAAGTTTTGGACTTACCGCTGGCAGGACGAtgttaaaacacaaaaaaacttTAAGCACACGTCTGCGTTGTTATATCATTCTCACTTATTGTCACAGAACGATGGAATAACTTTGTAGAATAAATCTGGGAAGAAAAATACGACCCTGACTTACGTGGCTGAGCGATTTTGGGCGCCCTCTACTGGTGACAAGGATTGATTTTTGACTTTGGACGTCAAATCAAATGCGTTTTGATAGTGCTTGTAATGagtaatagtatttttaatacttcagaaattaaaagaattaaaatatattgttagcataatatcgattattttaatacgtttcgtgacgtcgtgcaacagtgttaataaaaatagttccctacaggctaatacgttttgtaacgtcatgcaacaacgtcaataaaagcagtccctacccgttcagagggctcttttgcttttcggctttcggaacgataggtcgttgtttcatgacgagtgctttgatcatttttatattcaaagtaacggttgtttgcttggttaatttaaattgtaattctcggtcattattttcgattaagttagtggttaaggttaatttttgtgataattgttatatttgtaaaaatgagtaataaatagaagttaagtgttcggttttctgtcttttttttttaaataaataagtttgtttctcctaaaaatattattaagtaaaataaggtAAACTTTAAGTTGGAAAGAACCTAGAATATAGTGTagtatattacttttattgtatACGAAGtagagtattaattttttatgacacgtgtttttaaaacaaagtagtacaaatacaataaaagtagATGAAAGAAAACCGTCTCTTCGTATGTTAGTGTTCGTAAAAACGTGTTTATAAAAGTGTCGTTGTAATCAGAAATTTAAGTTATACTCTATCCATTTGTTTATTTCACGGCATAAAACAACACGGAGCGGAGTAGCAATAGcaatgtacaggcgttcccctcagTCAAAGTATAAGTCCAAGTGGTCTTACGCGTGCTACGCGTACAAAACTAATTGCattataaaactagttgcaggctgcagccgcactgatcactagactaaatctagttgcgcgattgaatcaacgtccttcaaaataGCTGTTCTGTTTTTTGATACAAAAAGAGATCTGCCacgtaaaatttactaaaagatgtcgttacctttcatatgtatgtatgtaagtattttaattacattattatgtgtacttcttttaaaccttttttaaacttaaaaattacaaaagttatcggtcgtgttgtttCGGATTTgcttaccaacacaggccgctcgccctcgtACAATATGCGAATCGGTCGAGCGATTGAtccgagtctatttccgagaagttgcTGTcaccgagcgatagtgttgttaccggtttgtttgtagatagtaatcgataaaaacggcaaaggcagaAGAGGAGAGAGAATATTTGagattctgatttatttataatataatattgcgaacttaattttaatatatagttttataataaaattgcattaaattaaatataatacaatatttacgaCTGGCGGCTGAAagctatttttactattttttataaacaaatcgtTTGTTCGTcgtttgttattatttgttcGTTAAAATTACCATTTGTTCGattgatgtttatttttaaaaaattaaataaatttactcttATAAATTGGCGcaacataaaattttactacttttttaaaaatatttgttcgtCGTTTTTTCGTTATTGTTCGAATGTAAAAACTGTTTGTCcgtcttttattaatttattattaattaaacaaatgtccaccttaatttttatttttgtcgttcaaattaattaatttttattaattattgtttgttcGACCACTGTTGATGAATGTTcgattataaaaacaattaaattcttaattattatttgaaaaatcaaTTTGTGTATTGAAACATCGTTGCGTGACCTCTCTGGCGCTTCGGAAGGTGCAGCCCCTTTGCCCTTGCGTAACAAAATACGTAGCTTCATCTTAGGGGTGCCTTATTAAAAAGTTGATTTAATAAACTATAGTTGCATAGACTTAAGGTTAGTactaaatatgatttaaaaaacttaCGTTTCTACACCCTCATACATAttacagccggctgatatatatttttttttagataaataaatacatatatatcacacCCAACTAACGCAGCAGCAGACAAAGCCAATTAGCGCAGCTGAGAGCCGACGATGGCAGCGTCATCTCGTTAAAGCCTGAAATCCTGAGCGAGATCGTGAGCAGAGGCCGAGGCCAGTTATACACTACACGGAAACCGTCCGTCAACATCAAGGCAAACGACCCCAGAGCCAAATTAACAAGGCACAAAACCGAAAAAATCCCAGACGTCAGCCTGTACGAGATTAGTAGTGCTCTCAAACAACTTAAAAACCGGGCGCCGGCTGATGACGGAATCACAACTGAGCTTTTGAGAGCCAAGTAAGCCAGTACTCAAGGTCCTCCAAAGACTTCAATTCCGTCATCTTTGAGGGCAAAACGCCAACGGCATGGAGTAGAAGCGCGGTGGTGTTCGGTGAGGTGGCGGCGAGGTTCCTGTTCTTCAAAAAGGGTGATAAAACCCTGCTGAAAAACTAAAGGCCATCTCGCTTCTAAGCCATGTCTACAAATTGTTTACGAGAGTCATTACGAACCATCTCGCACGCAGGTTTGACGACTTCCAGCCTCCCGAACAAGCCGGGTTTCGTAGAGGCTTTAGCACCATAGACCACAGACATACGCTGCGGCAGGTTATATAGAAGATCGAGGAGTATAACTTGCCATTATGCTTAGCGTTTGTGGACTATGATTCGATCCTTTGATTCGATCGAGACATGAGCTGTGCTGCAGGCTCTCCAGAGGTGCCAAATGGACTGCAGGTACGTTGAGGTGCTGAGGTACTTATACTCTAACGCCACAATGTCGGTCCGATTACAGGACCAAAGCTCGAAACCAATACCACTTCAGCGAGGCGTGAGGCAAGGGGATGTCATATCCCCGAAGCTGTTTACCACGGCGTTGGAGGACGCTTTCAAGTTTCTGAAATGGAAAGTATTCGGCATCAACATCAATGGCGAGTACCCACCTCCGTTTTACCGATGACGTAGTCATTATGGCTGAGACCTTGGAAGACCTGAGCACAATGCTCGAGCAACTCAACAGTGTCTCCCAAAGAGTGGGTCTTAAGCTGAACATGGACAAGACGAAAATTATATCAAGAGTCCATGTCGC
Proteins encoded:
- the LOC123654763 gene encoding vegetative cell wall protein gp1-like — protein: MNGPTSGPVGNVNNFPPKSSSFSPTPSKNLPPTSSNYGPGPINPAFGGNQRLPPTSVPPNFNQPNFPLSGHPHSDLRNSPLTTGPPGIIPMSGAPNIPRPPVSGPPVAPSRNNAINGPTMLGPPTSMHVQTRAPTSVHGQMLPSTSAHAQMGPPTSAHGQMGPSTSIPGQMGPPTSIPGQMGPPTSISGQMGPPTSIPSQMGPPTSTRNPMGPLMSTHNQMGITSEHGQMGPPKGLPSGPSSLPANLNPRPPITNQLHNQINNGPTEQQGYISSPPNMSAGKPGLQSGPMLGHAPGSASVLNNKCK